The following is a genomic window from Niabella soli DSM 19437.
TTCTTCGGCAGCTTTATTCCGGGAAATGATCAGCGCGGTATCTTTTTGATGAATAGTGGTTTCAGGCTCCCAATCGCCCTCCACCAGCCAGCCATCGTACAGCCACTGCGGAGTGAACATTAAAAAAGAGTCGTTTAGCTCGCTTAGCAGCACGCGCGGTTGCGGCAACACCTCAATTGTTTCCTTGCGTTCCCATTCATTACGGTTTACAGGGTATTTATCCTGTAAGGTGTCCAATATCAGACCCAATTGATTTTTATCTTTGAATTGACTGTAATGGAGCAATTGTGCTTCCAGCCAATCCAGTGTTTGTGCATCGCGGAGCGGAAGAAAATAATAGTTGTTGTCTTTTTGGATGAAGAAGGCATCCCGTTGAAAAGCGTTCAGCGGATAATCTGAATTCTTTAATTCAATGATTGTTTCGATAACATAATGCGCATCTTCCCTCGCCACATTAAATTTAAGGAAGGGGCGTTCCATGCAGAGTTGGCAAGGCGCCGTAATCATTCGCCCCCCTGCCCCCGGGTAGGTATGGTACCATTTAATAGTACCCATAAAAGGCTTCAGTTCCCGGAACAGATCATATTGATGCCGGATTAATTCTTTTTTTTGGAAAGCAGGGTATGCTAAATCATTTTGTTGCGCATCATATAATTGTTTAATGGGGACCGTTGTTTTCATCATCGATTCCTCACTAAATAAATTAAAGAGTTTTAGTAGCTTATCCGGTAGCCTGCCGAAGGCTCCTATAGCAAGCCGGGAATTGATGGGTTCTGTTTTATATACTGGCGGATGAATGGTTTTATCTACCGTCAGAATTTGTAATAACCCTTTCTTTTCACCGGTTTTGCCGGGTGATAATAGTAATGCGCTTGTTTTTTGATCTGTTATGCTCGGCTTCATCTGCTTCCTGTTGTTGTCCTGTTCCCATTGGAGGTTGGGAAACCGCACAAGATAGAAAAAGATGCTGAGCCGCGGGTAAAATAAAAAGGACGGGGCTGAAATATTGCTTCATACTATTGTTCCTCACAGATTCCGCAGATTTGCACAGATCATAAAAGCCTTCTGTGAGAATCCGTGCAATCTGTGAGCTCCTCTTCTGCTACTGTGCACCCTCTAAAAAGCTTTCGCTGATATACCTTCCCACATCGGTCAGGTTTTTGGTTTGTTCAAAGATCGCCAACTGCCGGTCTGCCCCCGTGCCCCGTTCTAAAATTTTATGCACATAATCGATGCGGTGGCGACTGCCCAGGTGATCGATAACAGGGTCCAGGAAATCGAGCAATTCATAGATCAGGGCCCGGGTGTTTACTTCTTCTTCCTTTCCAAAATCGATCAGGTGCCCATCGATACCATAGCGGCTTGCCCGCCATTTGTTTTCATTAATCAGCGGGCGTGAATATTGAATATAGTTCATATTCTTGCTGCGCAACATATAAATACGCGCGCAAACTGCCTGGAACAAAGCTGCTATCGCGATGGTTTCATCCACCGTCATCGGTATATCGCAAATGCGAAATTCAACAGTATTGAAAAAGGGGTGTACCCGCAGGTCCCACCAGATCTTTTTGGCATTATCGATACAATTGGTTTTGATGAGCATTTTCACGTAGTTGTCATACGCTTCAATGCTTTCAAAAGCATCGGGTATGCCCGTTCGGGGAAATTTATCAAAAACCTTGGTGCGGTACGATTTATAGCCCGTGGTTCTTCCTTCCCAAAAGGGGGAATTGGTGCTCAGTGCAAAAATATGCGGCAGGAAATAACGTGTTGAATTTGCGATGTGATTGGCCAGCTCCCGGCTTTCCATGCCCACATGCACGTGCAGGCCGAAGATGAGGTTACTGCGGGCAGCCTCCTGGAGCTCGTTTACAATTTCGTTATAGCGGATATGATCGGTGATCAGTTGTTTTTCCCAATGGCTAAAGGGGTGGGTGCCCGAAGCGCCCAGGGTAAGGTCAAGCGACCCGGCAATATCGGAGATGGTCTTTCTCAACAACGAAACATCTTTGAACGCTTCGTCAATGTCCTGGCAGATATCAGTACCAACTTCCACTACAGCCTGGTGCATTTCCGCCTTTACCTTATCCTTGATGATCTTTTGTCCCTCCTGTACAATGCGCTGCTCGTGGCTCTTCAGCTCAAAGGTATCCTTATCCAATACCATGTATTCTTCTTCTACCCCAAGGGTGAATGTTTTATAATTGATGCTCATTTTATTAATGTGAGAATGTGAGAATGTGAAAATGTGGGAATTTGAGAATGAATTGATTTTTGTAAATGTGCGTATTTATTTGAACGAGCGCATAATTATCACATTACCACATTTTCAAATTTTCAAATTAGTCTTCCGGCGCTTTCCTTCACATACCTCCCCCAGGTAAGGTTGTCGGTGCCCGGCTGGTTGGCCTGTGCCTTTTCTATTGCATAGTTAGCGGCCGTTTCCACTACCCATTCAAAATTTTCAGCGCCCACGCTTTTGATATCGGCATCCGGCGCCGGGTTACAAAAGTCAATGGCATAAGGCACGCCGTTCCTCAGCGCCAGTTCCACCGTATTAAAATCATATCCTAAATAACTGTTGATCTTAAGAACGATCTCAGTCATTTCCTGTAATTTTTCCGGTGTCGGAGAGAAGTCGGCTACATAACGCAGGTGATGGGGGTTACGGGGTTCGTAAGGCATAATGCGCACATATTTTCCGCCGATGCAATAACAGCGATAATACTCTTCAAATACAATTTCTTCCTGCAGCAGCATTACCAGTTGGCCGGTTTCCCGGTGCTTTTCGAAAAATTCTTCTTTATCATTTAATCTGTACACATGCTTCCACCCGCCGCCTGCGAAGGGTTTCATATAAGCGGGAAATCCTACTTCATTAAAGATCGCTTCCCAATCCAAAGGATAGGCCAGGTTGCTGAATGAGGAATCAGAAGTATCGTCGGGGTGCTCATTGGAAGGGATGATGGCGGTTTTCGGAACCGGAACGCCTATCTGTGTCATCAGGCAGTTGTTAAAATACTTATCGTCTGCGCTCCACCAAAAGGGGTTGTTGATCACCGCAGTACCCGTGAGTGCTGCATTCTTTAACCAGGTGCGGTAGAACGGAACATCCTGGCTGATGCGATCAATGATCACACTGTAACCCGATGGCTGGCCCTGCAATGCCTTATCGATCCGAACGGGCTCGGCCATGATACCCTCTATATTTTTGCTGTTCACCCGTTGTACAAATGCTTCGGGAAATGAACGCTCTTTTCCAAAAAGAATTCCGATTTTTTTCATTTTTTATTTTTTTAATGGTCAGAGATGTTTTTAATGGAACAGAAAAGTCTCTGGCTCCTTTCGGTTATTTAATTTTTTAACAGGTGAAGATAAAAAGAGCAGTCGGTGAATGTCTTCATTAATGCCGCTTTCAAAGGCATCGTATTTATGACAACTATTCAATTGTCAATATAAGCCATTCCGTATTTATCCGCAAAAAAATATTATAGGCTCAGGAAATTCCAGATCCGGAAACCGGTATTTTATTATTTTTGAGCGGATGAGTATCGTTAATGAATTGGACTATCGGGTAGAAGGGGCATTGTTTACCTCCACCTGTCTGAAAAGGGATGTTATCCTGGATTTTTACCTGCCCACAGGCGTGGAAGATTTGTCGGAGCTCAGTCTTTTACTGATCAACGATGGACAGGACCTTCAAGCGATGGATTTTAAAACGATTCTTTCTGATCGCTATTCCGGCGGAGCGATTGGCCCCGTGCTTTGCGCCGGTATTACAGCAGGCGCTGATCGCAAACGGGAATATGGCGTTGCCGCCACCACTGATTATTTGGGGCGGGGCGACCGGGCAGGTAGCTATACAACTTTTATTATTAATGAACTGCTGCCGTTTATTGCTGAAAAATACAATGTAAAAACATTCAGGGATAAGGCCTTCGCCGGTTTTTCGCTCGGCGGCCTTAGCGCCCTGGATATTGTATGGAATCATCCGGAGGTATTCTCAAAAGCGGCCGTTTTTTCGGGATCATTATGGTGGCGGAGCATCGATCAGGACGATCCGGCCTATGACGATGACAAGGACCGCATTATGCAACAACAGATCCGCAACGGTGCCTATGCGCCGGGGTTGAAATTTTTCTTACAATGCGGCTTATTGGATGAAGCTCAGGATCGCAACAATAATGGTATTATCGACGCCGTGGACGATACCCGTGATACTGTAGCAGAACTTATGAAAAAAGGGTACCAGCCTGAAGATCTTTTTTATCTGGAACTGGACGAGGGTAAGCATGACGTGGCTACCTGGGGCAAGGCGATGCCGGTTTTCTTGGAATGGAGCTGGCCGGGAGGAAATCAAAAATAATAAATAAAGAATATAAAATGTAGAAGTGGCTTCCAGGATTATGATTCCGTTCAATTCACTGATATATCGTTTTCGCAACAGACCCTGGTTTTAGAATGGCATTAAATTCCGATGGTTTTACATTTAAAATTCTGAATTTAATATTTTCAATTGCGAACCACTCTATAGCGGCGCAAGCTTTGTAGAAAAATGTTTCACAAATGATTTGGCGTGCCGTAGGTGCGCCACGGCAATGCGAAATAATTAATGTTTACATTCGTAATTCAAAATTCGATATTTTATATTTTGCATTCCAATGTCTAATCATCTTATACACGAAACAAGCCCGTATTTATTGCAGCACGCGCATAACCCGGTGGATTGGTATCCCTGGGGAGAGAAAGCCTTGCAAAAAGCAATTAATGAGGATAAGCCCATCCTGGTAAGCATCGGCTATGCAGCGTGTCACTGGTGCCATGTAATGGAACGGGAAAGTTTTGAAGATGCAGCAACGGCGGCCCTGATGAACGAACATTTTATCAATATAAAGGTAGACCGGGAAGAACGCCCGGATATCGATCATATTTATATGGATGCGGTGCAGACCATGACAGGAAGTGGTGGCTGGCCGCTGAATGTTTTTCTTACGCCGGATAAAAAGCCTTTTTATGGCGGTACCTATTACCCGCCCGTATCCTATGCCAATCGCCCCTCCTGGAAAGACGTGTTAACGGCAGTGTCGGATGCTTTTCAAAATAAAAGAACGGCGATTCAGCAACAAGCCGAAGGACTAACACAACAACTGGTGGATGCCAATTCGTTTGGGATCGGTGACGGATCAGGGGCGGATTTTCTGCGGGATGAGGTGGATGCAGCCTGCTCAGCTATTTTAAAGCAGGCCGATACTAGTTGGGGCGGTTTTGGCCGGGCGCCTAAATTTCCGCAAACCCAAACGATCCGGTTTCTTTTGAGGTATCATTATGCTGAAAAGGATCGTCCTGATAGCTTTGCCGATAACGCCCTGCAGCAGGCATTGCTGAGTCTGGATAAAATGATGGAAGGAGGGATTTATGACCAGGTGGGCGGGGGCTTTGCGCGTTATGCAACGGATACTGAATGGCTGGCGCCCCATTTTGAAAAAATGCTTTATGATAATGCATTGCTGGTCGTTACTTTAAGTGAGGCCTACCAGGTTACCCGGGATGAACGGTATCGCGGCTGCATTGAGCAAACAATCGCATTTATTGAACGGGAGTTAACGGATGCCAGCGGTGGATTTTACGCAGCCCTGGATGCAGATAGCGAGGGAGAAGAAGGTAAGTTTTATGTATGGAGTAAAAAAGAAATAGAGGAACTGCTACGGGAAGATGCCGACCTGTTTTGCCGTTATTATGATATAACCGAAAGCGGGAACTGGGAGGGGAAGAATATCCTGAGAATCCTGACTCCGTTGAAAGAATTTGCTGCAACGAACGAGATCAATGAAACCCTACTGGAGGCGCTGTTGGAAAAAGGGCGGCTGCAATTGCTTGTTGCCAGGGCACACCGGATCCGCCCGGCATTAGATGATAAAATAATTTTGGGGTGGAACGCGCTCATGAACACTGCGTACAGCAAGGCTTTTGAAGCCACCGGCAATGAGGCTTATTTGCAGCGGGCTACGGATAATATGCGGTTTCTGCTGAATGCTTTTGAAAATACAGACGGCAGTTTTGCTCATGTGTGGAAAGCGGGCGTTGCAAAGTACCCGGCATTTTTAGATGACTACGCCTATCTTATAGAGGCCCTCCTGCAGTTGGCGCGCGTAACGGCCGATTACTCTTATCTGGAAAAGGCGCGGGCGTTGTGCCAGGGAATACAGGAACATTTTGCTGAATCCGAAACGGGCTACTTCTTTTACACGCCCCAAAACCAGGGGGATGTTATTCTTAGGAAAAAAGAAGTGTATGATGGCGCCACGCCATCAGGTAATGCAGTGATGGCGGCTAATTTGTTGCACCTATCGGTATGTTTTGATTTGCCGGAATGGCGTGTGCAAGCGGAGCAAATGATTGTGCAACTGGCAAATGCGATCATAAAATATCCAACCTCTTTTGGCGCCTGGATGCTGGCTTTTTATAGGGTGCAGCAGGGGAGCAAAGAGATAGCATTGATAGGTGATTATAAAAGCAGTTTGCAGGAATTACTGCACCATTTTTTACCCGGTGCAATTATTATGGCGGGGCCGAACGCCGATGCACACTATCCTTTATTGGCTGATAAGCGGGCCGGAAACCCTTTGCTGATCTATCTTTGCGAGCACTATGCCTGCCGGCAACCGGTGGATAACCTTACCGAATTGTTTAACCTGTTAAAAATGCATGATAATGGAAGGGTATAAACTATTTTACCTGTTGCTGGGGTGCACTCCTCCCGGGAGACATACAGAACAGCATGATGTGTTTTTTTGTATTGGCAAAAGCCTGGCCGAACTTGTTCCACACATCCATGCGTTCTGGCCGGAAGCGGAAGGCAAGATTCACATCGATGCCTGGCGGGAAGTAAATACCGTAAAGGGTTATAAAATAAGTGTAACAGCACGTGGAACGCAGGCGCCAAAATCAGCGCAATTGTTTTTTATAAACCTGGGAGGCTACCAACCGGGAGTATTTGAAGAATACCATTATAAATTACTGGCGGTGGCAAAGAACCTCGGCGAGGCCGTACAACAGGCAAAACAAACTTCTTTTTACAAGGAATACAACGCCGCAGCGCAGGCAGCAAGTCATGTTGATAATAAATACGGCGTGGATGTAGATGAAGTGTTTACGGTTGAAGACATCCTGCCTGCCGCGCAAAAAAAGCAATTTGCCCTAACCCTGCAGCAGGAAGAACAGCTAACAGAAGATACCTTGCGTATCGGCTATTTAAAATTGTCGAAACTGGAAGTTTGATCCTTTTTTAGGATGAACGCCTAAATCCAAAAGCGGCCATCCCGATAGCTATCGGGACACGAATGAATAAGCTAATGGAGGTGTTTTCAAAGAAAACAGACACGAATATTACGCGCCTTTGACGCACTTTGTGGCCCGCAGATTACGCATCCCGATGGCTATCGGGAGCGCCGATGGCGCGGCGCGGATTACACTTCATTTTTCTGCGAAAGTTTGCTCCCGATAGCCATCGGGATGCGGGAGACTTTTTTGGCCACTGATCTGTAGGAATCATTTTCGTTGTATCCTTAAATCATGCTGCAACCCTCCGCCTCTGGAGGATTCGTGGCATTCGACAATAGCATTACAGACATTAAATTGGCATACGATACCAGCCATTTTGTTCGTCCACCCCGGATCCTTTTTTCAAGGTTTGAGCTGCTGACCGGTCAGGAGGCCGGTCCCTGTTGCTTTTGCTGAATTTATCCACAACTGTGCATATTTAGCACTGGGAAACATGGCTTTGCTAAGGTAAATTCGTTAACCACACATGGTTTCTAAACTTAACCAACCAAACGTAAAAATATGGCGCCATCTAAAAAACAAAACCACAAAGGCCTGAGCTTTACCAGGAAGTATACTCAGGAAGGAATGAGTCCCTACGATCAGTTTAAATATGATTTTCGTACTTCTGTGATCAAGAACCCCAGCGGCGAGGTGGTCTTCCAGATGGATGATGTGGAGGTTCCTCAGCAGTGGAGCCAGATCGCAACAGATATATTGGCGCAGAAATATTTTCGCCGGGCAGGCGTGCCGCAAGCCGATGGCACAACCGGCAGGGAAAAAAGCATTAAACAGGTAGCGCACCGCCTGGCCCATTGCTGGCGCATGTGGGGTGAGCGGTATGATTATTTTGCATCTGCCGGAGATGCACAGGTTTTTTACGACGAGCTGGTGTATTCTATCTTGAATCAATCCTGCGCGCCCAACAGCCCGCAATGGTTTAATACCGGTTTGCATGAAGTATATGGAATAAGTGGCAAGCCCCAGGGGCATTATTTTGTGGATCAGCGGGACGGGCAGTTAAAAAAGTCAACATCGGCTTACGAGCGGCCGCAGCCGCATGCCTGTTTTATTTTAAGTGTAGAGGACGACCTGGTGAATGATGGCGGTATTATGGATCTGTGGGTGCGGGAAGCACGCATTTTTAAATATGGCAGCGGTGTGGGCACCAATTATAGCAGCATCCGCGGTGAGGGCGAAAAGCTCAGTGGGGGTGGCACTTCCAGCGGGCTGATGAGCTTTCTTAAAATAGGCGATCGTGCCGCAGGGGCCATTAAGAGCGGCGGCACTACCCGCCGTGCAGCCAAAATGGTTTGCCTGGACCTGGATCACCCGGAAATTGTGGATTTTGTAAACTGGAAAGTGGAAGAAGAAAAAAAGGTAGCGGCTCTGATTGCTGCCGGTTATTCTAACGATTATGAAGGCGAAGCTTATCGCACGGTAAGCGGGCAAAACAGCAATAATTCGGTTCGCATTCCTAATGCATTTTTTAAGGCATTAGCGGAAGAGGGCGACTGGGAATTAAAAGCCCGGAGCACCGGGAAAACGATGCGCACGGTTAAAGCTAAAGACCTGTGGGATCAGATCAATTATGCCGCCTGGCGTTGTGCGGATCCGGGTACCCAGTTCGATACAACCATCAACGAATGGCATACCTGCCCGGAAGGCGGCCCCATCCGCGCCAGCAACCCCTGCAGTGAGTATATGTTCCTGGATAATACGGCTTGTAACCTGGCCAGTGTAAACCTGCGCAAATTCTTTAATGAAACGGATAATCTTTTTGATGTATCGGGTTTTGAATACACCTGCCGTCTTTGGACGGTGGTGCTGGAGATCTCTGTATTGATGGCACAATTTCCCTCAAAAGAAGTAGCGCAACTGAGTTATGATTACCGCACGCTGGGATTAGGGTATGCCAATATCGGCTCGATGCTGATGGTAAATGGTATTCCTTATGACAGTGATGCAGCGCGCGGGATTGCCGGAGCCATTACGGCTATTATGACCGGTGTTGCGTATGCTACCTCTGCGGAGATGGCAGCTAACCTCGGCGCCTTTCCAAAATACGAAGAAAATAAAACGCACATGTTGCGGGTAATGCGCAACCACCGGGCTGCGGCTTATGATGCTGGTGAAGCTTATGAAGGCATCCAGATCAACCCCCAGGGAATTAATGCCACCTATTGCCCGGATTATTTATTAACCGCCGCAACCAAAGCCTGGGATAATGCGGTACAGTGGGGCGAGCAACATGGGTACCGCAATGCGCAAACCACTGTTATTGCGCCCACGGGAACCATTGGCCTGGTAATGGATTGTGATACCACAGGGGTAGAACCTGATTTTGCATTGGTGAAGTTTAAAAAACTAAGCGGTGGTGGGTACTTTAAAATTATTAACCAAAGTGTGCCGCAGGCCTTGCGCAGATTGGGCTATAATGAGAGCGAATCCGAAGCCATTGTCAACTATGCAAAAGGCCATGCTACCTTAAATGAGGCTCCCTATATCAATAGGGATACACTCATCGCCAAGGGCTTTACCGCAGCAGAAGTGGATAAACTGAACGCCGCCATGGCAACAGCCTTTGAAATTTCTTTTGCTTTTAATGTGTTTACGCTTGGGGAAGCCTGCTTGCAGCGCCTGGGATTCAGCCCCGATCAATACAATGATTTTAGTTGGAATATGCTGAACGCCCTGGGTTTTTCAGATAAAGAAATTGAAGCCGCTAATATCTATGTGTGCGGTACCATG
Proteins encoded in this region:
- a CDS encoding ATP-grasp domain-containing protein, with the translated sequence MKKIGILFGKERSFPEAFVQRVNSKNIEGIMAEPVRIDKALQGQPSGYSVIIDRISQDVPFYRTWLKNAALTGTAVINNPFWWSADDKYFNNCLMTQIGVPVPKTAIIPSNEHPDDTSDSSFSNLAYPLDWEAIFNEVGFPAYMKPFAGGGWKHVYRLNDKEEFFEKHRETGQLVMLLQEEIVFEEYYRCYCIGGKYVRIMPYEPRNPHHLRYVADFSPTPEKLQEMTEIVLKINSYLGYDFNTVELALRNGVPYAIDFCNPAPDADIKSVGAENFEWVVETAANYAIEKAQANQPGTDNLTWGRYVKESAGRLI
- a CDS encoding DUF1543 domain-containing protein, which encodes MEGYKLFYLLLGCTPPGRHTEQHDVFFCIGKSLAELVPHIHAFWPEAEGKIHIDAWREVNTVKGYKISVTARGTQAPKSAQLFFINLGGYQPGVFEEYHYKLLAVAKNLGEAVQQAKQTSFYKEYNAAAQAASHVDNKYGVDVDEVFTVEDILPAAQKKQFALTLQQEEQLTEDTLRIGYLKLSKLEV
- a CDS encoding alpha/beta hydrolase — protein: MSIVNELDYRVEGALFTSTCLKRDVILDFYLPTGVEDLSELSLLLINDGQDLQAMDFKTILSDRYSGGAIGPVLCAGITAGADRKREYGVAATTDYLGRGDRAGSYTTFIINELLPFIAEKYNVKTFRDKAFAGFSLGGLSALDIVWNHPEVFSKAAVFSGSLWWRSIDQDDPAYDDDKDRIMQQQIRNGAYAPGLKFFLQCGLLDEAQDRNNNGIIDAVDDTRDTVAELMKKGYQPEDLFYLELDEGKHDVATWGKAMPVFLEWSWPGGNQK
- a CDS encoding thioredoxin domain-containing protein: MSNHLIHETSPYLLQHAHNPVDWYPWGEKALQKAINEDKPILVSIGYAACHWCHVMERESFEDAATAALMNEHFINIKVDREERPDIDHIYMDAVQTMTGSGGWPLNVFLTPDKKPFYGGTYYPPVSYANRPSWKDVLTAVSDAFQNKRTAIQQQAEGLTQQLVDANSFGIGDGSGADFLRDEVDAACSAILKQADTSWGGFGRAPKFPQTQTIRFLLRYHYAEKDRPDSFADNALQQALLSLDKMMEGGIYDQVGGGFARYATDTEWLAPHFEKMLYDNALLVVTLSEAYQVTRDERYRGCIEQTIAFIERELTDASGGFYAALDADSEGEEGKFYVWSKKEIEELLREDADLFCRYYDITESGNWEGKNILRILTPLKEFAATNEINETLLEALLEKGRLQLLVARAHRIRPALDDKIILGWNALMNTAYSKAFEATGNEAYLQRATDNMRFLLNAFENTDGSFAHVWKAGVAKYPAFLDDYAYLIEALLQLARVTADYSYLEKARALCQGIQEHFAESETGYFFYTPQNQGDVILRKKEVYDGATPSGNAVMAANLLHLSVCFDLPEWRVQAEQMIVQLANAIIKYPTSFGAWMLAFYRVQQGSKEIALIGDYKSSLQELLHHFLPGAIIMAGPNADAHYPLLADKRAGNPLLIYLCEHYACRQPVDNLTELFNLLKMHDNGRV
- a CDS encoding carboxylate-amine ligase; its protein translation is MSINYKTFTLGVEEEYMVLDKDTFELKSHEQRIVQEGQKIIKDKVKAEMHQAVVEVGTDICQDIDEAFKDVSLLRKTISDIAGSLDLTLGASGTHPFSHWEKQLITDHIRYNEIVNELQEAARSNLIFGLHVHVGMESRELANHIANSTRYFLPHIFALSTNSPFWEGRTTGYKSYRTKVFDKFPRTGIPDAFESIEAYDNYVKMLIKTNCIDNAKKIWWDLRVHPFFNTVEFRICDIPMTVDETIAIAALFQAVCARIYMLRSKNMNYIQYSRPLINENKWRASRYGIDGHLIDFGKEEEVNTRALIYELLDFLDPVIDHLGSRHRIDYVHKILERGTGADRQLAIFEQTKNLTDVGRYISESFLEGAQ
- a CDS encoding vitamin B12-dependent ribonucleotide reductase, translating into MAPSKKQNHKGLSFTRKYTQEGMSPYDQFKYDFRTSVIKNPSGEVVFQMDDVEVPQQWSQIATDILAQKYFRRAGVPQADGTTGREKSIKQVAHRLAHCWRMWGERYDYFASAGDAQVFYDELVYSILNQSCAPNSPQWFNTGLHEVYGISGKPQGHYFVDQRDGQLKKSTSAYERPQPHACFILSVEDDLVNDGGIMDLWVREARIFKYGSGVGTNYSSIRGEGEKLSGGGTSSGLMSFLKIGDRAAGAIKSGGTTRRAAKMVCLDLDHPEIVDFVNWKVEEEKKVAALIAAGYSNDYEGEAYRTVSGQNSNNSVRIPNAFFKALAEEGDWELKARSTGKTMRTVKAKDLWDQINYAAWRCADPGTQFDTTINEWHTCPEGGPIRASNPCSEYMFLDNTACNLASVNLRKFFNETDNLFDVSGFEYTCRLWTVVLEISVLMAQFPSKEVAQLSYDYRTLGLGYANIGSMLMVNGIPYDSDAARGIAGAITAIMTGVAYATSAEMAANLGAFPKYEENKTHMLRVMRNHRAAAYDAGEAYEGIQINPQGINATYCPDYLLTAATKAWDNAVQWGEQHGYRNAQTTVIAPTGTIGLVMDCDTTGVEPDFALVKFKKLSGGGYFKIINQSVPQALRRLGYNESESEAIVNYAKGHATLNEAPYINRDTLIAKGFTAAEVDKLNAAMATAFEISFAFNVFTLGEACLQRLGFSPDQYNDFSWNMLNALGFSDKEIEAANIYVCGTMTIEGAPYLKESDYPVFDCANKCGQTGQRYIHAHGHIRMMAAAQPFLSGAISKTINLPNEATVEEIADSYKLSWELGLKACALYRDGSKLSQPLSNKADTKKQKEATEEVIAESPIVDLGKLTIDELLEEVNHRVQNSKDTSLKRQLAMIVERRSLPAKRRGYTQKAKINGQTLFLRTGEYSDGTLGEIFIDMAKEGATMRSMLNCFAIAVSIGLQYGVPLEEFVEKFVFTRFEPAGMVQHPNIKSTTSIIDFMFRALAYEYLGRADLVHVLDKPNETVLEDEVDNDEAWSERTPTIGERVPELSEVRVVGRVAPKPEVVAHTHVHNGLDAVNKAAASMQSDAPACNVCGHITVRSGTCYKCMNCGNSLGCS